The Alteribacter keqinensis DNA segment CGAACTTCACGCTTTCCAGGTTCAGTACGGTTCTTCTAACCTGCCAACGGCAACCGTTGCTCTTCACACTCCGGAAGGTGAGCATGTTGAAACGGCCCGAACCGGTCAGGGAAGTGTTGAGTCCCTTTACAATACACTCGAGGCATTAATGGAAGAAAAAATTAACCTTACGGATTTTCAGCTCAACTCTGTTGGCAAAGGCCGGGATGCACTGGCTGATGTGTACGTGAAAATGTATGTTAACGGAGAAGATGTGAGCGGCCGCGGTACCGCCCAGGATGTTCTTGAAGCTTCAGCCAGAGCATTTCTGAACGCTGTTAACCGTTATCTGTTTAACAAATCACACGAGCCAAAAAAGGCAGCTCAACTATAAAAGGAGGAAACTGCAATGACAAAAAACATCGTACTTTTACCCGGTGACGGGATCGGGCAGGAAGTCATTCAAGCGGCAAAAGCTGTCCTGGATACTGTCAGTGAAGAATATGGTCATTCGTTTTCCTATCAGACTGAATCGATTGGAGGCAGTGCCGTGGATGAACATGGCACTCCCCTCCCCGATCAGACTGTTGAAGCGTGCAAAAAAGCCGATGCTGTCCTTTTAGGCGCTGTTGGAGGTCCGAAATGGGATACGTATCCCTCCCACCTCCGTCCCGAAAAAGGCCTTCTCGGTATCCGGAAAGCACTTGGTCTTTTTGCCAACCTGCGGCCGGTTAAAGGGTTTGAAAAGCTCCTCCACGCTTCTCCATTAAAAGAAGAAGTCGTAAAAGACAGCGACCTGCTAATCGTTAGGGAATTGACCGGAGGCCTTTACTTCGGCACCCCGAGTGAAAGGCAGAATAACGGTCAATCCGTTGTAGATACGCTGTCCTATACCCGTCATGAAATTGAACGTATCGTTGATAAGGCGTTTGAAAGTGCACAGCTCCGCCGTAATCGGCTCACATCGGTTGATAAAGCAAACGTTCTTGAATCGAGTAAGCTGTGGCGTGAAGTGGTAGAAGAGAAAAAAGCCCAGTACCCGGATGTTGAGGTAGAACACCTTCTCGTTGATGCCGCAGCCATGAAGCTGATCACGAACCCTTCCCAGTTTGACGTTATCGTAACGGAAAACATGTTCGGGGACATTTTAAGTGATGAGGCCTCGGTTCTTACAGGATCTCTTGGAATGCTCCCTTCGGCAAGCGTCCGCGAAGACGGTGTAGGGCTTTATGAACCGGTGCACGGGTCAGCCCCTGATATTGCCGGTCAAGGGATTGCAAATCCCCTGGCAATGATTTTATCCACTGCTCTCATGCTCCGCCATTCATTCGGCCTCGATCATGAGGCACAGATTATTGAAAATGCCGTTAAAGAAGCTCTTGACCGCGGCTATCATACAGCTGACCTTCAAGTACATGGCGGTCAGAAGCTCAGAACAAAAGAAATGACCGAAAAAGTAGTCGAATATATCAAATCAGAAAGCACATCTAATTGCATCATGAGTTGCTACGCATAAGGAATTTTGGAGGGACCGGGTGTCACCCCCTCCCCCCTTCCCTTCTCATAACTAAAGGCTGTTTTCGAAGTTATAGGTCATTTTATTAAAAAAGGAAGAAGCCGAAGCATCCGAGACTCTTTCTCTTTCAGGTTTAGGCCTCAGAATGAGACCTCGAAGCAG contains these protein-coding regions:
- the leuB gene encoding 3-isopropylmalate dehydrogenase, which codes for MTKNIVLLPGDGIGQEVIQAAKAVLDTVSEEYGHSFSYQTESIGGSAVDEHGTPLPDQTVEACKKADAVLLGAVGGPKWDTYPSHLRPEKGLLGIRKALGLFANLRPVKGFEKLLHASPLKEEVVKDSDLLIVRELTGGLYFGTPSERQNNGQSVVDTLSYTRHEIERIVDKAFESAQLRRNRLTSVDKANVLESSKLWREVVEEKKAQYPDVEVEHLLVDAAAMKLITNPSQFDVIVTENMFGDILSDEASVLTGSLGMLPSASVREDGVGLYEPVHGSAPDIAGQGIANPLAMILSTALMLRHSFGLDHEAQIIENAVKEALDRGYHTADLQVHGGQKLRTKEMTEKVVEYIKSESTSNCIMSCYA